TGTTtagttttttagaaatatataaaatcttataatagtaatttttgtTAAGCATGCTTATGTAGTGGTAGCAGTCACTTATCGCAAAATGACATGGGCAATCAGCCATTATCTCAAAAGTTTGAATAAAATTCTGATATCTCTATTGTCTTAAGCACAAAAAGTCAATTTTaaccaaattgtttttaatagtttaattttgataatttaatatttaagaatagttcgcagaaaacattttttggtGTAGTGTGCTCTTTTAATGTTCTATTTCTAATGATGAgtaatgaattttattttaaattcaaattaaataataaaacataatatcaatgaaatttatattatacttggtaaattaaaatactttaggAGTATGAAGTACAAAATTATAGTTCAGCTTATAATTTAACGCTTAGTGCTTAATTATGAgataatacattaaaacaaactaatattataaataaattaaaaaaaacaagtctggcatgttaaaaattttttaaattattatcccAATTTTTCAACAGATTCCTGAATGTCATCAATTTGTTCCTTCAGTTTGTTCCATTGACCAACAGACAAAGATATgcctaaaaacataatattaacatttaaaataaagattaggattcaatttttttttatttacctttttttccAGGAAGTGTTTCTCCATCCTTCTCATAGAATTCACGGATGTCAATGAAAAGTTTACCACGGAATTCCCTTACTttaacaaaacgatttttatccAATGCAAAAGAATGCTCTTCTTCATTTGAGCTGGTTTTCTTGGAACTTCCTTTATCAGAAGGTTTAGACTTTTTTGGAGGAGGATTTCTCTAAAACCAAATTAATTTAAGACATTAAAATTcactgttattaattattatggttatttaatatgtatacttctatataataaataatgtcatattatttaagataatatgatt
The Metopolophium dirhodum isolate CAU chromosome 7, ASM1992520v1, whole genome shotgun sequence DNA segment above includes these coding regions:
- the LOC132948415 gene encoding RNA polymerase II transcriptional coactivator encodes the protein MAPKKSKRSASESSSSDSGPDDRNPPPKKSKPSDKGSSKKTSSNEEEHSFALDKNRFVKVREFRGKLFIDIREFYEKDGETLPGKKGISLSVGQWNKLKEQIDDIQESVEKLG